The genomic DNA ATCAAGCGTGTCGCGCGACGCATCGTCGACACCCGCAAAGCCGGCAACCAGGTCGTTGTCGTGGTGTCAGCCATGAGCGACACCACCGATGAGCTCCTCGACCTCGCCGAAGAGGTCACGCCGAGCCCGCCCGACCGCGAGATGGACATGCTCCTGACCGCAGGCGAGCGCATCTCGATGGCCCTGGTCAGCATGGCGATCGCCAACCTCGGCGACTCGGCGCGCTCCTACACAGGTTCGCAGGCCGGCGTCATCACCGATGACACGCACGGCAAGGCGCGCATCATCGACGTGACGCCCGGTCGCATCCAGGAGGCCATCGACAAGGGCCACATCGTGATCGTCGCCGGGTTCCAGGGTGTCAGCCAGGGCACCAACGAGATCACGACGCTCGGCCGCGGTGGCTCTGACACCACGGCCGTGGCGCTCGCCGCCGCGCTCAACGCCGACGTGTGCGAGATCTACACCGACGTCGACGGCATCTTCACCGCCGACCCGCGCATCGTCCCGAGCGCGCACAAGATCGACCGCATCACCAACGAGGAGATGCAGGAGATGGCGGCCTCGGGCGCCAAGGTCCTGATGCTGCGCTGCGTCGAGTACGCCCGCCGGTTCAACCTGCCCATCCACGTGCGGTCCTCGTTCAGTCACCGCGAAGGCACGTGGGTCATCGAGCCCTCAGAAGGAGAGTCCGTGGAAGCCCCGATCATCGCCGGAGTCGCGCACGACCGCAGCGAGGCCAAGCTCACCGTCGTCGGCGTCAAGGACAGCCCCGGCAAGGCCGCCGAGATCTTCCAGGCCATCGCCGGCGCCGAGATCAACATCGACATGATCGTCCAGAACGTCTCGGCCGCGAGCACCGGCAAGACCGACGTGTCGTTCACGCTGCCCAAGACCGACGGCCAGAAGGGCGTCAAGGTCCTGCAGGCCGCCAAGGAGTCGATCGGCTTCGACTCCATCCAGTACGACGACCAGGTCGGCAAGCTCTCGCTCGTCGGCTCGGGGATGCGCAGCCACCCCGGTGTGAGCGCGACGCTGTTCCAGGCGCTCGCGGACGCCGGCATCAACATCGAGATGATCTCCAGCTCGGAGATCCGCGTCTCGGTGGTCACCACGGGTGACCAGCTCGACGACGCCGTCCGTGCGGTGCACACGGCGTTCGGGCTGGACTCCTCGGACGGCGAGGCCGTGGTGTACGGAGGTACCGGTCGATGAGCCAGGGACTCAACGTCGGCGTCGTCGGCGCCACCGGTCAGGTCGGCGCGGTCGTTCTGCGCCTGCTCACCGAGCGTGACTTCCCGGTCGCGTCGCTGCGGTTGTTCGCGTCGGCCCGTTCGGCCGGCAAGCAGCTGGAGTTCAAGGGCGAGCAGATCACGATCGAGGACGCCTCGACCGCTGACCCGAGCGGCCTCGACATCGCGATCTTCTCCGCGGGCGGCGCGACCTCCAAGGCGCTCGCCCCGAAGTTCGCCGAGGCCGGTGTCACGGTCATCGACAACTCCTCCGCCTGGCGTCTCGACCCCGACGTGCCGCTGGTCGTCTCGGAGGTCAACCCCGAGGCGATCAAGGACGCCACCAAGGGCATCATCGCCAACCCCAACTGCACGACGATGGCCGCGATGCCGGTGCTCAAGCCGCTGACCGACCTCGCCGGGCTGCAGCGTCTGCAGGTCGCGACCTACCAAGCGGTCTCGGGCTCCGGGCTCGCCGGCGTCGACGAGCTCGCCGGTCAGGTCCGCAAGGGCGCCGACACGATGGAGCAGCTCACCCACGACGGCTCGGCCGTCGACCTGGGTGAGCCCGCCAAGTACGTCGCGCCGATCGCGTTCAACGTGCTGCCGATGGCGGGCTCGATCGTCGACGACGGCCTCGAGGAGACCGACGAGGAGCAGAAGCTGCGCAACGAGTCGCGCAAGATCCTCGGCCTGCCCGACCTCAAGGTCGCGGGCACCTGCGTACGCGTCCCGGTGTTCAGCGGGCACTCGTTGTCGATCCACGCGCAGTTCGAGAAGGCCATCACGCCCGACCAGGCTCGTGCGACGCTCGCCGACGCCCCCGGCGTCGAGCTGGCCGATGTGCCGACTCCGCTGACGGCGGCAGGCCAGGACCCGTCGTACGTCGGACGCATCCGCCAGGACCAGTCGGTCGACGACAACCGCGGGCTCGTGCTGTTCATCAGCAACGACAACCTGCGCAAGGGCGCCGCGCTCAACACCGTGCAGATCGCCGAGGTCATCGCAGCCTCTCGCTGATCCGTCATGGCCATCCGTCCCTCTCTCGCCGTCGTCGGTGCCACCGGCGCCGTCGGGTCGACCGCCCTGCAGATGCTGTCCACACGCGTGGACGTGTGGGGTGAGGTCCGGCTCGTCGGCGCCGACCGCGACGTCGGCCAGGTCGAGACCGTCCGCGGCCAGCGCGTCACGGTCGAGCCCCTGACCGAAGAGCTGTTCGCCGATGTCGACGTCGCGCTGTTCGCGGTGCCCGACACGGTGTCGACGACGTGGGCGCCGGTTGCTGCCGCGCACGGCACGGTGGTCATCGACTGCTCCGGTGCGTTCCGGCAGGACCCCGACGTGCCGCTCGTGCTGCCCGAGGTCAACCCGGCCCAGGTACGCAAGCGACCGCGAGGCATCATCACCAGCCCCAACGCGACGACCACGTCGGTGCTGACCGCGTTGTCGCCGCTGCACCACGGCTGGGGGCTGTCCGAGCTGGTCGTCACGTCGTTCCAGGCGGTGTCCGGCATCGGCCGCGCCGGCGTACAACGTCTGTACGACGAGGTCGGCACGCTCGCCGGCAACCGTCGCGTCGGACAGGTGCCTGGTGACGTACGCCGCGCCGTGTCCGACCTGCCCGAGATCTCGCCGTTCATGGGTCCGATCGCCTACAACGTCGTGCCGTTCGCCGGCCGCCTGATGGACGGCGGCTGGACCTCCGAGGAGGTACGCCTGCGCGACGAGTCTCGCAAGATCCTCGGAGTGCCCAAGCTCAAGGTGTCGGCCACCTGCGTCCGCGTGCCGGTCGTGTCGGTGCACTCGCTGTCGGTGCACGCGACGTTCGCTTCCGAGATCTCGGTCGACGCCGCGCGTCAGGCGCTCATCGAGGGCCCCAACTACGTTGTCGTGCTTGATGATCCGGCGTCGGGGGAGTTCCCCAACCCTGCCGACGTCGTGGGCTCGGACCCGACGTTCGTGGGCCGTATCCGGCAGTCGCCCGACTTCCCGCGCTCGCTCGAGCTGTTCGTGTGCAGCGACAACCTGCGCAAGGGCGCGGCCCTCAACATGGTCCAGCTCGCCGAGCTGGTCGCTGTCGAGCTGGGCGCCGTCATCCCCGAGGACGACTGAACGCCGTTCCTTCGTGTGGCCGCAGCGTGAGCCCGGCCTCACCCTGTGACCACGCGAACGGACCGTCCACAGGTCCGCTGCGCTCGAGCGTGTGATGCGACCACACTGCGGCCCATGGAACAGCCGGCCAAGAACGCGCGTCGACGGGCGTGGCGCGCTCATGTCACCGCCGAGGTCGCCCATGGCCAGGACGGCGTGGTGTCGCGGGCCCAGCTGCGCGGGCTCGGCGTCACTCGCTGGGACCTGCGCGAAGAGGTCGCTGCGGGACGCTGGTCGATGGCCGGTTCGCAGTCGGTCGTCCTCCGGCCCGGAGGAGACCTCGCCGAGCGGTGGCGGGCGATCTTCGAGGTGGGCTCAGGTGCTCGACTCGACGGTGTGACGGCGTTGCTCCATGCCGGGCTCAGCGGTTGGGAGCACACCACGATCGACGTCTCGGTTCCTCACGGCACGAGAGTGCGGCGCATCGACGGCGTCACGATCCATGCGCTGTCACGGCTGGAGCCCTCGGTGTCTGCAGGGCTGCCGCGTGCCCGCCCTGCACCGGCCGCGCTCCGCGCCGCCTCGTGGGCGCGCTCCGAGCGTCAGGCGGCGACTCTGATCGCGATGACTGCTCAGCAACGCCTGGCCTCACGCTCCCAGCTGCTCGCAGCATGGGAGGCGCTCGGCCGGTGCAGGCGCCGCAGCTTCATCGGCACGGTCGTGCGAGACGTGTGCGCCGGTGCTCAGTCGCTCGGCGAGCTCGACTTCGCGGCGCTGTGCCGTCGTTATCGCCTGCCCACTCC from Luteipulveratus halotolerans includes the following:
- a CDS encoding aspartate kinase; this encodes MSLVVQKYGGSSLSDAESIKRVARRIVDTRKAGNQVVVVVSAMSDTTDELLDLAEEVTPSPPDREMDMLLTAGERISMALVSMAIANLGDSARSYTGSQAGVITDDTHGKARIIDVTPGRIQEAIDKGHIVIVAGFQGVSQGTNEITTLGRGGSDTTAVALAAALNADVCEIYTDVDGIFTADPRIVPSAHKIDRITNEEMQEMAASGAKVLMLRCVEYARRFNLPIHVRSSFSHREGTWVIEPSEGESVEAPIIAGVAHDRSEAKLTVVGVKDSPGKAAEIFQAIAGAEINIDMIVQNVSAASTGKTDVSFTLPKTDGQKGVKVLQAAKESIGFDSIQYDDQVGKLSLVGSGMRSHPGVSATLFQALADAGINIEMISSSEIRVSVVTTGDQLDDAVRAVHTAFGLDSSDGEAVVYGGTGR
- a CDS encoding aspartate-semialdehyde dehydrogenase; this encodes MSQGLNVGVVGATGQVGAVVLRLLTERDFPVASLRLFASARSAGKQLEFKGEQITIEDASTADPSGLDIAIFSAGGATSKALAPKFAEAGVTVIDNSSAWRLDPDVPLVVSEVNPEAIKDATKGIIANPNCTTMAAMPVLKPLTDLAGLQRLQVATYQAVSGSGLAGVDELAGQVRKGADTMEQLTHDGSAVDLGEPAKYVAPIAFNVLPMAGSIVDDGLEETDEEQKLRNESRKILGLPDLKVAGTCVRVPVFSGHSLSIHAQFEKAITPDQARATLADAPGVELADVPTPLTAAGQDPSYVGRIRQDQSVDDNRGLVLFISNDNLRKGAALNTVQIAEVIAASR
- a CDS encoding aspartate-semialdehyde dehydrogenase, which produces MAIRPSLAVVGATGAVGSTALQMLSTRVDVWGEVRLVGADRDVGQVETVRGQRVTVEPLTEELFADVDVALFAVPDTVSTTWAPVAAAHGTVVIDCSGAFRQDPDVPLVLPEVNPAQVRKRPRGIITSPNATTTSVLTALSPLHHGWGLSELVVTSFQAVSGIGRAGVQRLYDEVGTLAGNRRVGQVPGDVRRAVSDLPEISPFMGPIAYNVVPFAGRLMDGGWTSEEVRLRDESRKILGVPKLKVSATCVRVPVVSVHSLSVHATFASEISVDAARQALIEGPNYVVVLDDPASGEFPNPADVVGSDPTFVGRIRQSPDFPRSLELFVCSDNLRKGAALNMVQLAELVAVELGAVIPEDD